From Herbiconiux flava, one genomic window encodes:
- a CDS encoding SseB family protein, which produces MPSHFADSAGQPWQGRHFESHGAPSDDDGSAPPALLAALTAFRAGEGAPDAVVDAVRDVRLLVPLVAHAGDEGVTATGLRVDKTQELSLVTVAGPGGRTVLPAFTSVAALGAWNPSARPIPVAAPRMALAAVAEGTELIVLDPGSATEFVLRRPAVWAIARSAPWLPAVDDPEVVAAFEASVADEPAVAALRLVAGDPGYRMLGHDVVVVLALVPGLDQAALGALTSRLQERWAAHPLIAERVDSLGVRLTAVG; this is translated from the coding sequence CTGCCCTCCCATTTCGCCGACTCCGCCGGTCAGCCCTGGCAGGGCCGGCACTTCGAGTCGCACGGGGCCCCGAGCGACGACGACGGCAGTGCACCGCCGGCCCTCCTCGCAGCCCTGACGGCGTTCCGCGCGGGGGAGGGGGCCCCGGATGCGGTGGTCGACGCCGTCCGCGACGTGCGCCTGCTCGTTCCCCTCGTCGCCCACGCCGGCGACGAGGGCGTCACCGCCACCGGCCTCCGCGTCGACAAGACGCAGGAGCTCTCGCTCGTCACGGTCGCCGGCCCGGGCGGCCGCACCGTGCTCCCGGCCTTCACCTCCGTCGCCGCGCTCGGCGCCTGGAACCCCTCGGCCCGCCCGATCCCGGTCGCGGCTCCCCGGATGGCCCTGGCCGCCGTCGCCGAGGGCACCGAGCTGATCGTGCTCGACCCGGGCTCCGCGACCGAGTTCGTGCTGCGCCGACCCGCGGTCTGGGCCATCGCCCGCAGCGCCCCGTGGCTCCCCGCCGTCGACGACCCCGAGGTGGTGGCGGCCTTCGAGGCGAGCGTCGCCGACGAGCCCGCCGTGGCGGCACTGCGTCTCGTGGCGGGCGACCCGGGCTACCGGATGCTCGGGCACGACGTCGTGGTCGTGCTGGCCCTCGTGCCCGGGCTCGACCAGGCGGCGCTCGGCGCGCTGACGTCGCGACTGCAGGAGCGCTGGGCCGCGCATCCGCTCATCGCGGAGCGCGTCGACTCGCTCGGAGTGCGCCTGACCGCGGTCGGCTAG
- the priA gene encoding bifunctional 1-(5-phosphoribosyl)-5-((5-phosphoribosylamino)methylideneamino)imidazole-4-carboxamide isomerase/phosphoribosylanthranilate isomerase PriA, translating into MSEFNKAPALVLLPAVDVASGKAVRLTQGEAGTETFHGDPVDAAADWISQGAEWIHLVDLDAAFGRGSNLGVIKKVIRQAKGVSVEVSGGIRDDRSLETALESGAKRINLGTAALENPEWAASVIAQYGDAVAVGLDVRGTTLAARGWTQDGGDLWHVMDRLEEAGCARYVVTDVTKDGTLKGPNVDLLRQVMERTSRPVIASGGISSLDDLVELRALVPLGLEGAIVGRALYSGAFTLAEALDVASD; encoded by the coding sequence CGAGTTCAACAAGGCACCGGCCCTCGTGCTGCTGCCCGCCGTCGACGTCGCGAGCGGCAAGGCCGTGCGACTGACCCAGGGCGAGGCCGGCACCGAGACCTTCCACGGCGACCCGGTCGACGCCGCTGCCGACTGGATCTCGCAGGGCGCGGAGTGGATCCACCTCGTCGACCTCGACGCCGCCTTCGGCCGCGGCAGCAACCTCGGCGTGATCAAGAAGGTCATCCGCCAGGCCAAGGGCGTGAGCGTCGAGGTGTCCGGCGGCATCCGCGACGACCGGAGCCTCGAGACCGCGCTGGAGTCCGGCGCCAAGCGCATCAACCTCGGAACGGCCGCCCTCGAGAACCCCGAGTGGGCCGCCAGTGTCATCGCCCAGTACGGCGACGCCGTCGCGGTCGGTCTCGACGTGCGCGGCACGACGCTCGCCGCCCGCGGGTGGACGCAGGACGGCGGCGACCTCTGGCACGTGATGGACCGCCTCGAGGAGGCCGGCTGCGCCCGCTACGTCGTCACCGACGTGACGAAGGACGGCACGCTGAAGGGGCCGAACGTCGACCTCCTCCGCCAGGTGATGGAGCGCACCTCCCGCCCGGTCATCGCCTCGGGCGGCATCTCCAGCCTCGACGACCTCGTCGAGCTGCGCGCGCTCGTGCCGCTCGGCCTCGAGGGCGCGATCGTCGGCCGCGCCCTTTACTCCGGCGCCTTCACCCTCGCCGAAGCCCTGGACGTGGCATCTGACTGA